From the Emys orbicularis isolate rEmyOrb1 chromosome 19, rEmyOrb1.hap1, whole genome shotgun sequence genome, the window GGAattttaagaaaaggttagacaaacacctgcctgGGGTGGTCTAAGTATACTTAGATGACCTGTAGAGGTCCtttccatccctacatttctatgattgtttTCTTAAAATGAGTTGCACTTACTACTTCCAGTGCAGCTCCAATAGTGGCAGCACCAGTGTACACCGGCTTCAGGTTTAGATGACACAGTGATTAAAATGCTAATGCCTGTCACCACCCATCATTGCAAAAAACTACtggaataccatgtccagttcaggtgcccacaattcaagaaggatattgataaactggaaagggttcaaagaagaaccacaagaatgattaaaggattagaaaacatgccttatagcaggggttctcaaactgggatcaggacccctcagggggtcgcgaggttattacatgggggtcacaagctgttagcctccaccccacaccccacttTGCcaccagtatttataatggtgttaaatatataaaaaggtgtttttaatttataagtggggTCGCACtctgaggcttgctatgtgaaagatgTCACCggcacaaaagtttgagagccgctGCCTTATAGTAATATACTCAAGGACtgcaatctatttagcttaacaaagagaaggttaaggggtgacttgattacaatctataagtacctatatggggaactaTTTATTAATGGGCTCTacaatctatcagagaaaggtctaacaccatCCAATGTCTGGAacttgaagcaagacaaattcagactggaaataatgcatgaatttttaagagagagagagaaaattaacagtttaccaagggttgtggtagattctccatcactgatgatttttaaatcaagactggatgtttttctaaaagctgtgccggaggaattatttcagggaaattGTATGGCTTGtgttaaacaggaggtcagactagataatcacaatcgtcccttctggccttagaatctatgaaatggAGGAAATTTTAAGAACAACATTCTAGCCTTGACAAGGTGGGATGGAAAGAGCTGTAAAGCCAGTGTATGAGCAAATGCCTTGGGACCTTAGACCAAATATTGCCCCCTGAAAAGAGCAGCTGCATTTTCAGTGATCACAAGAAAAACTTTTGTGGGaacactgatgggagaacccttAATAAATCACAGCTGGAGGCTAGACAGCCACACAACTGTTATAAGACACAGCATCTGAAATGGGACACTAGGATGGAAAATGGGTATGCTGGACAGGTTTTATTTCATATGGGGAGAGACTGCAATACAACAGGAAATATAGTattaaaagtaaattttaaaaaatgggaataGAATCTAGGTATCCAACAGGAATTAAAATCCTGGGATGGAGTCTGGCCAGAACAGACAAAAAGAAGGAACAAATGCTAGGGAGCTGCCCATGGGACTGAAATGGCCTGCATTCTGTCTGCCAGTGTCTATGTAGACAGCCTGTCCATATGAGGTAGAAAGAATGCATAAGTTAGACCGCCTTAGACTTGCCTTATTACAGGTTCCTTAGCTCCTGTGGCAAGTGGGATCATCTCCCGGATCTTGCAAAAGGCGAGGCTGGGGCGGGCAGCCGCCGCTGGCAGTGTGAAGAAGTCTAACTCCTGGGGAGGGTTTCTAGTCTTTAGCATTGTACACTCAGTAATTTCTCCCCCTATTAAGTgtcctgctggccccatgctgttTACTGCAATGTTGGGAGCTTGCTCAGCAAACAGACACGTTGGCCAGCCCCAAGTTCAGGGTTTCTGTGCTAGGTGGGTTCTCTGGTGCTCTATGAGGTTGGAGCTCCagctgaagctcttcccgcagtcAGTGCATTGGTAGGGGcgctcccctgtgtggatgcgcTGGTGTTGGGCAAGGTTGGAGCTCTGGGTGAAGCTCTTCTCGCAGTCGGAGCACTTGTAGGGGCGCTCCCCCGTGTGGGTGCCCTGGTGCCGGATGAGGTGGGAGCTCTGGCAGAAGCTCTTGCCACAGATGGTGCAGCGGTAGGGCCGCTCTCCAGTGTGGGTGCGCTGGTGGCTGATCAGGTGGGAGCTTTTGCAGAAGCTCTTCTTGCAGTCAGGGCACTGGTAGGGGCGCTCACCCGCATGGCTCAGCCGGTGGCTCAACAGCTTTGTGCTCTCCCCAAAGGTCTTTCCACACTGGGAACATCGGTAGGGCCGGTCACCTGCATGGCTGAGCTGGTGCCGGGTGAGGTGGGCACTGACCCCGAAgcccttcccgcagtccccacacTTGTAGGGTCTGTCGCCCGTGTGGATACGCTGGTGCTGCACCAGGTATGAGCTGCGCCCGAAGCTCCTACCACACTCCCCGCACTTGTAGGGCTTCACTGCCACATCAGCTCGCGGCTGGCTGCCAGCAATGCGGGAGAAGCGTGTCTCACACTCAGCACAGTGGTGTGGCCGTGGCCTCTGCTGGATGCTCCGGGTGAAGCTCTTCCCACAACTGGTGCACGTGCAGGGCAGCTCTCCAGCGGCATGGGTGCCCTGGTGCCGGATGAGGTGGGAGCTCTTGttgaagctcttcccacactgTGTGCACTTGTAGGGCCTCAGCCCCTTGTGGATGCGTCTGTGTTGGATGAGCGCAGAGCTGCGGgtgaagctcttcccgcagtcGGGGCACTTGTCTGGCCGCTCGCCCGTGTGCACGCGCTGGTGCTCGATGAGGTTGGAGCTCCagctgaagctcttcccgcactctCCGCACTTGTAGGGGCGCTCACCcgtgtggatgcgctggtgctGCACCAGGTTGGAGTTCTggctgaagctcttcccgcagtcGGGGCACTTGTAGGGGCGCTCACCCGTGTGGGTGCCCTGGTGCCGCAGGAGGtgggagctctggctgaagctctTGTTGCAGTTGATGCACTTGTAGGGCTTGACACCCTGGTGCACACGCTGGTGCTCCGTCAGGTGGGAGCTCTGGGTGAAGCTTTTGTCGCAGTCAAGGCACTGGTAGGGGCGCTCGCCTGTGTGCACCCGCTGGTGCTGGGCGAGGTTGGAGTTCTGGGtgaagctcttcccacagtcaGAGCACTTGTAGGGGCGCTCGCCAGTGTGGGTGCCTTGGTGCCGGATGAGGtgggagctctggctgaagctctTGTTACAGTCAGTGCAGTTGTAGCGTTTCTCTTTGAATTggagccctctcccccagagTGGGGAtctgcccaggggctgctgctcTCTGTTGTTTCCCCCCAGCAACTCCGACCCGCCAGGACTGTCTGAGCCAACTTCCTGGGGGATGTTCCCTTTGGGTCTACCCTCTTCCTCAGGACCTCCCTGCAGAGGGCTCTCCGCCTCCTTCTCACTCATGATCCCATCTGCTGAAATAAAAGAGAATCCAGGCAATCACTCACTTGCCCCTGGGTTGGGAGGAAAGAGGAACTGCaacacaagaatttttttttggggggggggggggaattggaaaGGGGAATTTGCAAAAAAGGTTTACTGTTGGACCTAACAGAGAGCACTGGTCCTTTAAGGGCATGCTTATTACAGGGCCTGTCTCTTTAAAGCCAAGCATTCTGGGAATTGTTAGGCCGAGGCCTCAGTCATGGTAGGCCGAAAGCAAGGCCTGCTGGGATTAGACAGATATAAAAGCCAAGCTGCTCTAGCAGTAGAGAAAGGAATCTTTTATGGGGTGGGCAGCTGTGGCTGTTAGATCTTTTCTGGCAAGAGCTTGGAGAAGGAAGCTGTCTAGAACTATGACCATACACTGATGAGAAAGCTAGGAGTTCCCTGCAGCTCAGCAAAGTGAAAGGGCTGTCATCAGAGTCCAGTGGGAGGGCTAAGGGGAGCCTCTGTAGCTGAGAGGTGGAAGGCCAGCTGTGATCCAAGGGAGGCTGGATTGTCTGCAGACTGTAGTCTAGTAGCATAAGGATAAAGTGTGGCTGGAACTGGGGGAGGGTGTCCTATGCCAAGAATTGGAATATTTTGGGCCATTAATAAAACCAGGACCTGGGAAGTCAGGCTACTTTGGAACTCTagctgagggtgtgtgtgtgatacaaTATTGCCCACACCAGTGACCTCTATTGTGTGATATTTCATGTTTGCCTTAAAGCCCTCCTGGCTGGAATTAagagattgcatgagaatc encodes:
- the LOC135892051 gene encoding zinc finger protein 883-like; amino-acid sequence: MSEKEAESPLQGGPEEEGRPKGNIPQEVGSDSPGGSELLGGNNREQQPLGRSPLWGRGLQFKEKRYNCTDCNKSFSQSSHLIRHQGTHTGERPYKCSDCGKSFTQNSNLAQHQRVHTGERPYQCLDCDKSFTQSSHLTEHQRVHQGVKPYKCINCNKSFSQSSHLLRHQGTHTGERPYKCPDCGKSFSQNSNLVQHQRIHTGERPYKCGECGKSFSWSSNLIEHQRVHTGERPDKCPDCGKSFTRSSALIQHRRIHKGLRPYKCTQCGKSFNKSSHLIRHQGTHAAGELPCTCTSCGKSFTRSIQQRPRPHHCAECETRFSRIAGSQPRADVAVKPYKCGECGRSFGRSSYLVQHQRIHTGDRPYKCGDCGKGFGVSAHLTRHQLSHAGDRPYRCSQCGKTFGESTKLLSHRLSHAGERPYQCPDCKKSFCKSSHLISHQRTHTGERPYRCTICGKSFCQSSHLIRHQGTHTGERPYKCSDCEKSFTQSSNLAQHQRIHTGERPYQCTDCGKSFSWSSNLIEHQRTHLAQKP